Proteins from one Capricornis sumatraensis isolate serow.1 chromosome 2, serow.2, whole genome shotgun sequence genomic window:
- the PCP4L1 gene encoding Purkinje cell protein 4-like protein 1, protein MIEWNIGTHQAQRYIGSLLFLKQVSATAVSGPERDGTLIFPLISNILICLFQLNTKTSPATNQAPGPEEKGKAGSAKKTEDEEEEIDIDLTAPETEKAALAIQGKFRRFQKRKKDPSS, encoded by the exons ATGATCGAATGGAACATTGGAACACATCAGGCCCAGAG gtACATTGGCTCCTTGCTGTTCCTCAAACAGGTTAGTGCCACTGCTGTTTCAGGGcccgaga GGGATGGTACCTTAATATTTCCGTTAATATCTAATATTCTGATTTGTCTTTTCCAGCTTAACACCAAAACATCCCCAGCAACCAACCAGGCACCTGGCCCTGAGGAAAAGG GGAAAGCTGGCAGTGCCAAGAAGActgaggatgaggaggaggagattGACATTGATCTGACGGCACCTGAAACAGAGAAGGCTGCCCTTGCTATTCAGGGCAAGTTCCGGCgattccagaaaaggaaaaaggatccCAGCTCCTGA